From one Triticum urartu cultivar G1812 chromosome 3, Tu2.1, whole genome shotgun sequence genomic stretch:
- the LOC125545973 gene encoding nascent polypeptide-associated complex subunit alpha-like protein 1, which translates to MTLAELLRADLEEHEIEEDEPILEDDDDDEDDTEDEDEKNDDDVEGGDAGGRSRQSRSEKKSRKAMEKLGMKAITGVSRVTIKKSKTVMYVLSKPDVFKSSQSDTYVMFGELKVEDPSTQLPTQAAEQFKAPGLSSVISKDEPSVATAQDDEEVDDTDVDQKDVELVMTQTSVSRSRAVKVLKAVDGDIVSAIMELTN; encoded by the exons ATGACGCTCGCCGAGCTGCTCCGCGCCGATCTCGAGGAGCACGAGATCGAG GAAGATGAGCCTatccttgaggatgatgatgacgacgaagaTGATACCGAGGATGAGGATGAAAAAAATGACGATGATGTTGAGG GAGGTGATGCTGGTGGAAGATCTAGGCAGAGTAGGAGTGAGAAGAAGAGCAGGAAAGCCATGGAGAAGCTTGGCATGAAGGCCATTACTGGTGTGAGCCGTGTAACTATCAAGAAGAGCAAGACC GTTATGTATGTCCTCTCGAAGCCAGATGTGTTCAAGAGCTCGCAGTCAGACACCTATGTCATGTTCGGGGAGCTCAAGGTCGAGGACCCGAGCACTCAGCTGCCGACACAAGCGGCGGAACAGTTCAAGGCGCCAGGCCTGAGCAGTGTGATCTCGAAGGACGAGCCATCCGTGGCAACAGCCCAGGACGATGAGGAGGTCGATGACACTGACGTTGACCAGAAGGACGTCGAGCTCGTGATGACGCAGACCTCGGTGTCGAGATCCAGGGCTGTGAAGGTGCTCAAGGCTGTGGATGGCGACATTGTCAGCGCCATCATGGAGTTGACTAACTAG